From Varibaculum massiliense, a single genomic window includes:
- a CDS encoding DUF4244 domain-containing protein: MIIAVFTQVFIGTLSKAAIAQDAGITAGCSGSGGKKGEGMKNLALRALVWAQTRQAIARLKTEEDGMTTAEYAIGTLAAAAFAGLLMAVVKGGGIKSALTAIIQRALSI; encoded by the coding sequence ATGATAATCGCGGTCTTTACACAGGTATTTATTGGGACATTGTCGAAGGCTGCTATTGCGCAGGATGCTGGTATCACCGCAGGCTGCAGTGGGTCTGGGGGTAAGAAAGGGGAAGGGATGAAGAATTTGGCGTTGCGCGCCTTAGTGTGGGCGCAAACCCGACAGGCGATTGCGCGACTAAAAACTGAGGAGGACGGGATGACTACCGCCGAATACGCAATCGGAACTTTAGCGGCGGCCGCATTTGCCGGCTTATTGATGGCAGTAGTGAAGGGAGGGGGGATAAAAAGCGCTTTAACTGCAATTATTCAAAGAGCGCTCTCGATTTAA
- the purB gene encoding adenylosuccinate lyase yields the protein MQTLLDNCFDFAQTDTALGPLDGRYRSHVAALTNYLSEPALNRSRLLVEVKWLIFLAENQVLKGVAPFSEEEKRYLRSLIENFGEAEVAELKQIEAETKHDVKAVEYFLQERLRRATDVLAETALPRYLAAVHIFCTSEDINNLAYGIGIKGAVEKVWLPRAKKLVDQLGALAAQAAEVPMLAHTHGQPATPVTLGKEMAVFAYRLNRQILRIENAEYLGKINGATGTWAAHKVAVPGANWPQLAKSFVEHLGLSWNPLTTQIESHDWQSELYSDLARANRIMHNLATDCWSYISMAYFHQNLAAQGSTGSSTMPHKVNPIRFENAEANLEISCALLETLAQTLVTSRLQRDLTDSSTQRNIGVAIGHSLLALYNLSGGLSGLDVADQVMARDLDRNWEVLGEAVQQVMRVEGLAGTPGMDNPYERLKELTRDSKVDEAAMRDFVLSLGLSEDAQARLVALTPQTYIGYAPELATGKLLEN from the coding sequence ATGCAAACCCTGCTTGATAACTGTTTTGATTTCGCCCAAACCGATACTGCTTTAGGTCCTTTAGATGGACGCTACCGCTCCCACGTGGCTGCCCTTACTAACTACCTGTCCGAACCGGCACTTAACCGCTCCCGCCTCTTAGTGGAGGTTAAGTGGCTGATTTTCCTGGCCGAAAACCAGGTATTAAAAGGGGTGGCTCCTTTTTCTGAGGAGGAGAAACGCTACCTGCGTTCTCTAATAGAAAACTTCGGCGAAGCCGAGGTGGCGGAGCTTAAACAAATCGAAGCGGAAACCAAACATGATGTGAAGGCCGTGGAGTATTTCTTGCAGGAACGCCTGCGCCGCGCGACCGATGTTCTAGCGGAAACTGCTCTGCCCCGCTACTTGGCTGCTGTGCATATTTTTTGTACTTCGGAAGATATTAACAATCTGGCTTACGGCATTGGGATTAAGGGTGCCGTGGAAAAGGTGTGGCTCCCGCGGGCAAAGAAGCTGGTCGATCAGCTCGGCGCGCTCGCCGCCCAAGCCGCGGAGGTGCCGATGCTGGCGCACACTCATGGCCAACCCGCTACCCCGGTGACTCTGGGCAAAGAAATGGCGGTATTTGCTTACCGCCTTAACCGGCAGATTCTCCGGATTGAAAACGCTGAATATTTGGGCAAGATAAACGGTGCGACCGGTACTTGGGCCGCACATAAAGTGGCGGTGCCGGGGGCTAACTGGCCGCAGCTAGCTAAATCATTTGTGGAGCATTTGGGGCTTTCCTGGAATCCGCTCACTACCCAGATTGAATCTCACGACTGGCAAAGTGAGCTCTATAGCGACTTGGCGCGGGCTAATCGGATTATGCATAACCTAGCGACCGACTGTTGGAGCTACATTTCGATGGCCTACTTCCACCAAAATCTGGCGGCGCAAGGCTCGACCGGTTCTTCCACTATGCCCCATAAGGTCAATCCCATCCGTTTTGAAAACGCGGAAGCCAATCTGGAGATTTCTTGTGCGCTGCTGGAAACTTTGGCGCAAACCCTGGTGACTTCCCGTCTGCAGCGCGATCTTACAGACTCTTCTACCCAACGCAATATTGGGGTGGCAATTGGGCATTCTCTGCTCGCCCTCTACAACCTTTCGGGGGGTCTCAGCGGGTTGGATGTAGCCGATCAGGTGATGGCTCGTGACCTTGACCGGAACTGGGAGGTTCTGGGAGAGGCAGTGCAGCAAGTAATGCGGGTGGAAGGTTTAGCGGGTACTCCCGGAATGGACAACCCTTATGAACGGCTGAAAGAGCTCACCCGTGATAGCAAAGTTGATGAGGCAGCAATGAGAGACTTCGTACTTTCATTAGGGCTTTCTGAGGACGCGCAGGCACGACTGGTGGCTCTCACCCCCCAAACCTATATCGGTTATGCTCCCGAACTGGCTACCGGAAAGCTGCTAGAAAACTAA
- a CDS encoding heavy-metal-associated domain-containing protein: protein MRFFPAKRPGQKATDRTIDILVTGMTCNKCVEHISEALENLDTVKQVSVLLRTDEPSQVTILTDYEIEDQVIRDTVKDAGYEVVAIERDQ, encoded by the coding sequence ATGCGGTTTTTCCCAGCAAAACGACCCGGACAAAAAGCCACCGATCGCACTATCGATATTTTGGTCACCGGCATGACCTGCAATAAATGTGTAGAACACATAAGTGAAGCCCTGGAGAATCTAGATACGGTGAAGCAGGTGTCGGTACTGCTCCGCACAGACGAACCCAGCCAGGTGACCATCCTGACTGACTACGAGATCGAAGACCAGGTTATCCGCGACACCGTTAAGGACGCCGGATACGAAGTTGTCGCCATCGAACGCGACCAGTAA
- a CDS encoding TadE/TadG family type IV pilus assembly protein has protein sequence MKKIFGKHSQSAQFWQWLRRLWQMRRESQGGYATVETALTLPALVAVAVLGLGAGVAGAAKVQVCEVARTAARGASIGVPWEGTAGVTVNIDTSGQWVKAIASKRLAGSVMPAVTCRVSALKETELMMGIER, from the coding sequence GTGAAGAAAATATTTGGGAAACATTCGCAGTCGGCGCAGTTTTGGCAGTGGCTGCGCCGACTGTGGCAAATGCGGCGGGAAAGCCAGGGCGGCTATGCCACGGTCGAAACTGCCCTCACTCTGCCTGCGCTAGTGGCAGTGGCAGTTTTGGGGTTGGGAGCTGGCGTAGCCGGGGCGGCCAAAGTGCAGGTCTGTGAGGTGGCACGGACTGCCGCGCGCGGGGCAAGTATAGGGGTGCCTTGGGAAGGCACAGCCGGGGTGACGGTGAATATAGACACCAGTGGTCAGTGGGTTAAAGCTATCGCCAGTAAAAGGTTGGCGGGGTCAGTGATGCCGGCGGTTACCTGCCGCGTAAGTGCGCTTAAAGAAACCGAGTTAATGATGGGGATAGAGCGGTGA
- a CDS encoding phosphatase PAP2 family protein: MSSGVRSSLTAGYVRRFSAAFLAALLLAACYLLFVCTRAGQATDTLAMFTLSELNRSFAPWDQVLLREWYLFILVPLIAAAVIVALVRRRFALGVRMLVMVLAATVTTQFLKHFLLARPALGITYYMTNSFPSGHTTTAGAAAVALVMVAADRWREVATYLSALVLWVVALAVIVARWHRPSDVFAAICVVSVFALLLSPLELGGERGQRALRRGRIFTFLAAIIALVGVVLVAYCYYQLARGGNYFTVGTATMDLSHLAKSRHPLALSLATGTVLALGGACWIFIFEVARAGMRPRKSSSPTS; the protein is encoded by the coding sequence ATGAGCAGCGGGGTGAGAAGTAGTCTAACCGCCGGTTACGTACGCCGTTTTTCGGCTGCTTTCCTCGCCGCGCTACTCCTGGCGGCCTGCTATCTGCTTTTTGTGTGTACCCGCGCGGGACAGGCAACCGATACTCTGGCCATGTTCACCCTTTCTGAACTCAACCGTTCGTTTGCGCCCTGGGATCAAGTGCTGCTGCGGGAATGGTATTTATTTATTTTGGTTCCTCTAATTGCTGCGGCAGTAATAGTTGCCCTGGTAAGAAGGCGTTTTGCCCTAGGGGTTCGGATGCTGGTGATGGTGCTGGCAGCAACAGTAACTACTCAGTTTCTCAAGCATTTTCTGCTTGCTCGCCCCGCGCTGGGAATCACCTACTATATGACCAATTCTTTCCCCTCCGGTCACACTACGACGGCGGGGGCAGCGGCGGTCGCGCTGGTGATGGTAGCCGCCGATCGCTGGCGGGAAGTGGCTACCTATCTGTCGGCGTTGGTGTTGTGGGTGGTGGCTTTAGCGGTGATTGTGGCGCGCTGGCACCGCCCCTCGGACGTATTTGCTGCCATTTGTGTAGTTTCAGTGTTTGCGCTGTTACTTTCTCCTTTAGAGCTGGGCGGGGAACGGGGACAGCGAGCTTTGCGACGAGGACGCATCTTCACTTTCCTGGCAGCAATCATTGCGCTGGTAGGGGTAGTGTTGGTCGCCTACTGTTACTACCAGTTAGCGCGGGGAGGTAACTATTTCACGGTCGGGACTGCCACTATGGATCTGAGCCACCTCGCTAAATCTCGCCACCCCCTTGCCCTTTCGCTGGCTACAGGCACCGTCCTTGCTTTAGGGGGAGCCTGTTGGATTTTTATTTTTGAGGTTGCCCGCGCCGGGATGCGTCCTCGAAAATCTTCCTCTCCCACCTCTTAG
- a CDS encoding DEAD/DEAH box helicase, whose translation MGLENLLAGLRAFGTDQLLYETVLPARRASFAPWPDWVGEDLQAGLSAAGIDRLWEHQASCANALHSGQDVMVTTGTGSGKSLAAWLAFLARHAHTKDADTYLEGARPTALYLAPTKALARDQAAALHRWSGLADLDLQVAPVDGDSPGEVKKWARASADIVLTNPDFLHFAIMRGHELWRPFLRGLSLVVIDEAHYYRGVLGANVALILRRLHRLARHYHAQPVFALLSATTANPADHGANLLGGDRTLKVIDHDSSGSGAHTVLVWRPPVIDASDPASWDNQNPWEENDPILRQKEDFTLENPELSGNDAPGNPADKHDEGPRYPAIWEGGRLLAQLVNDGGRVLVFAPSRQGVETIAQVARDQLSTRNPALMSRVAAYRGGYLPEERRQLEKDLRKGILQGLSATSALELGIDISGLDATITCSWPGTRASFFQQIGRSGRAGQDGIGILVVSDNPLDDFLANHPEEIFRSVEAIVFDTENPFVSAPQLLCAAAELPLKSEDISLFGEGSAQIMSDLLQQGLLIERPAGLCFDITKPFSPWEAVKIRGDLGQVQIIEAESAQVVGTVDSSRADSVLHPDAIYVHQGRVWQVSARDEDTAQVVPGPKMLRTRANTDTSISILSEEATPITHPQGVSWHYGRIEVQNTVTSFDLLRLPGHVYQATFQLDCPTRTLQTTGTWFTLEEKVVKQLQLNEEQLLGGGLHAAEHALIGMLPLVATCDRWDLGGLSLTQHLQTDLPTVFIYDGTAGGAGFSRHGFRQLATWLDLTFRQVNECPCKEGCPRCIHSPKCGNGNEMLSKSAGRDLLEFLLSLFKGETAAF comes from the coding sequence GTGGGGTTGGAGAATCTGCTGGCAGGTTTACGTGCCTTCGGCACCGATCAGCTGCTTTACGAAACAGTGCTTCCGGCGCGCCGCGCTAGCTTTGCGCCTTGGCCCGATTGGGTGGGCGAAGATTTACAGGCGGGGCTTAGCGCCGCCGGGATAGACCGGCTTTGGGAACATCAAGCTAGCTGCGCAAATGCTCTTCATAGCGGTCAGGATGTGATGGTGACAACCGGTACCGGTTCCGGAAAATCTTTAGCCGCTTGGCTGGCGTTCCTCGCCCGGCACGCCCATACAAAAGATGCTGATACTTACCTGGAGGGAGCGCGACCTACGGCTCTATACCTGGCACCTACCAAGGCGCTGGCTCGCGACCAGGCTGCGGCTTTGCATCGTTGGTCTGGGCTCGCCGATCTGGATTTGCAGGTAGCGCCGGTAGATGGTGATAGCCCCGGGGAGGTTAAAAAGTGGGCACGGGCGAGCGCCGATATCGTGCTAACCAACCCGGATTTTTTGCATTTTGCGATTATGCGTGGTCACGAGCTTTGGCGACCATTTTTGCGTGGTCTTTCACTGGTGGTTATCGATGAAGCGCACTATTACCGCGGAGTGCTGGGAGCAAATGTAGCCTTGATATTACGCCGGCTGCATCGGCTCGCCCGCCACTATCACGCCCAGCCAGTCTTTGCCCTACTATCTGCAACTACCGCTAATCCTGCAGATCACGGCGCTAATCTATTAGGTGGAGACCGCACCCTGAAAGTTATCGACCACGATAGTTCCGGCAGCGGGGCGCATACAGTGTTAGTCTGGCGTCCGCCGGTAATCGATGCGAGCGATCCCGCCAGTTGGGATAACCAAAACCCCTGGGAAGAAAACGACCCAATCCTCCGGCAGAAGGAAGATTTTACCCTAGAAAACCCGGAGCTCAGCGGCAATGACGCTCCCGGTAACCCTGCAGACAAACATGATGAAGGTCCGCGCTATCCCGCTATTTGGGAAGGCGGGCGCCTACTGGCTCAGCTCGTAAATGACGGAGGGCGAGTGCTGGTCTTCGCGCCCTCCCGGCAAGGGGTGGAAACTATCGCCCAGGTCGCCCGGGATCAACTTAGCACCCGCAATCCCGCGTTAATGTCTCGGGTGGCGGCCTATCGCGGCGGTTACCTGCCGGAGGAGCGTCGCCAGTTAGAAAAAGACCTGCGAAAAGGCATCTTGCAAGGTCTATCGGCAACATCCGCTTTAGAACTGGGAATCGATATTTCTGGGCTGGACGCTACCATTACCTGTTCTTGGCCGGGAACTCGCGCCAGTTTCTTCCAGCAAATAGGTCGCTCCGGGCGCGCGGGACAAGACGGAATCGGCATCTTGGTGGTTTCCGATAATCCTTTAGATGATTTTCTGGCGAATCATCCAGAAGAAATTTTTCGCTCCGTTGAAGCCATAGTTTTCGATACCGAAAACCCGTTTGTATCTGCTCCCCAACTGCTGTGTGCCGCCGCCGAACTTCCCTTGAAAAGCGAAGATATTTCACTATTTGGGGAGGGTAGCGCCCAGATTATGTCAGATCTTCTCCAGCAGGGTTTGCTAATAGAAAGACCGGCGGGACTTTGTTTTGATATCACCAAACCGTTTTCGCCTTGGGAAGCAGTAAAAATTCGCGGGGATCTGGGTCAAGTACAGATTATTGAGGCTGAAAGCGCGCAAGTGGTGGGGACTGTTGATAGCTCCCGCGCCGATAGCGTGTTGCATCCCGATGCTATCTATGTGCATCAAGGGCGCGTCTGGCAGGTTTCGGCGCGCGATGAGGACACCGCGCAGGTAGTTCCTGGCCCCAAAATGCTTCGTACCCGCGCAAACACAGATACCAGCATTTCGATTTTGTCGGAAGAAGCAACCCCAATAACCCATCCGCAGGGAGTAAGTTGGCATTACGGGCGAATCGAGGTGCAAAATACGGTTACTTCTTTTGATTTATTACGCCTGCCCGGTCATGTTTATCAAGCTACTTTTCAGTTAGATTGCCCCACCCGCACTCTGCAAACTACCGGCACCTGGTTCACACTAGAAGAAAAGGTGGTTAAACAGTTACAACTAAATGAAGAACAGCTGTTGGGCGGAGGTTTACATGCGGCCGAACACGCCCTAATCGGAATGCTTCCTTTGGTGGCTACCTGTGACCGCTGGGATCTGGGAGGCCTATCTTTAACCCAGCATCTGCAAACCGACCTGCCGACAGTGTTTATTTACGATGGAACTGCCGGAGGCGCCGGTTTTTCACGACATGGTTTCCGTCAGCTGGCAACCTGGCTGGATTTAACCTTTCGGCAGGTAAATGAGTGCCCCTGTAAAGAGGGTTGTCCCCGCTGTATCCACTCTCCTAAATGCGGGAATGGAAACGAAATGCTTTCAAAATCTGCCGGGCGTGACCTTTTAGAATTTTTGCTGTCCCTCTTTAAGGGCGAAACAGCCGCTTTCTAG
- the hemL gene encoding glutamate-1-semialdehyde 2,1-aminomutase codes for MSEQANQSDKELFAQARKAIPGGVNSPVRAYGSVGGTPHFIKEAFGAYVRDEEDNTFVDLVCSWGPALLGHSCPPVVRAVQEAAAKGLSFGAPTVSETKLAQAITARMPSCEQVRMVSTGTEATMTAIRLARGVTGRDLIIKFAGCYHGHSDGLLAAAGSGVATQGLPGSAGVTAAVAAETIVLPYNDFDALTETFERKGEQIAAVICESCPANMGVVPPLPGFNRHIRALTSKYGALMITDEVLTGFRVGPSGYWGLQNDYWIDLPAKLPDFSNEDELATWREKQLEKMEFVPDIFTFGKVIGGGMPLAALGGSRQIMEQLSPLGPVYQAGTLSGNPLATAAGLKTLELADHTVYARTTAVADALIGAIEHEAEEAEVPLKVNRAGSLFSVFFGEGPAQNGVTNFEQANAQETFRYRAFFHAMEEQDIALPPSGFEAWFVSSAHDDRAVGRILAALPSAMRAAAEAKDDN; via the coding sequence ATGAGTGAGCAAGCAAACCAATCCGATAAAGAACTATTCGCCCAGGCACGCAAAGCCATTCCTGGAGGAGTTAACTCTCCGGTACGCGCCTACGGCTCCGTGGGGGGAACCCCCCACTTTATTAAAGAGGCTTTCGGCGCTTATGTGCGTGATGAAGAAGACAACACTTTCGTGGATTTGGTTTGTTCCTGGGGGCCGGCACTGCTGGGACACTCCTGTCCCCCGGTGGTACGGGCAGTGCAAGAAGCCGCTGCCAAAGGCCTGTCTTTTGGAGCGCCTACGGTAAGTGAAACCAAACTGGCACAGGCGATTACCGCCCGGATGCCTTCCTGCGAACAGGTACGTATGGTTTCTACCGGCACCGAAGCCACTATGACCGCGATTCGCCTGGCGCGGGGAGTAACCGGACGTGACCTAATCATCAAGTTTGCCGGCTGCTATCACGGTCACTCCGATGGACTGCTGGCTGCCGCCGGTTCCGGGGTGGCCACCCAGGGGCTACCAGGTTCCGCGGGGGTAACCGCAGCGGTTGCCGCGGAAACCATCGTGCTTCCCTATAACGACTTTGACGCCCTCACCGAAACCTTCGAGCGCAAGGGGGAGCAAATTGCGGCAGTTATTTGTGAATCCTGCCCCGCCAATATGGGGGTGGTACCTCCACTCCCCGGCTTTAACCGGCATATTCGCGCGCTCACCAGCAAGTATGGGGCGCTGATGATTACCGATGAGGTGCTAACTGGTTTCCGGGTTGGTCCTTCGGGGTATTGGGGTTTGCAAAATGATTATTGGATCGACCTGCCCGCTAAACTCCCTGATTTTTCCAATGAGGACGAGCTGGCTACCTGGCGGGAAAAACAGTTAGAGAAAATGGAGTTCGTACCGGACATCTTCACCTTCGGAAAAGTCATCGGCGGGGGCATGCCGCTGGCAGCTCTGGGAGGATCCCGCCAAATCATGGAGCAGCTTTCTCCCCTGGGACCGGTTTACCAAGCCGGTACCCTGTCTGGTAACCCACTGGCCACCGCCGCCGGTCTGAAAACTTTGGAGTTAGCCGACCACACGGTCTATGCCCGCACTACGGCAGTTGCCGATGCTCTCATCGGGGCGATTGAGCACGAGGCTGAAGAAGCGGAAGTACCGCTGAAAGTCAACCGGGCGGGCAGTTTATTCTCGGTGTTCTTTGGGGAGGGCCCGGCACAAAACGGAGTTACCAATTTCGAGCAAGCTAATGCGCAAGAAACTTTCCGCTACCGCGCCTTCTTCCACGCGATGGAGGAACAAGATATTGCCTTACCGCCCTCCGGGTTTGAAGCCTGGTTCGTATCTTCGGCTCACGATGACCGCGCAGTAGGACGGATTTTAGCGGCGCTACCTTCGGCGATGCGCGCCGCCGCCGAAGCTAAGGATGATAATTAG
- the hisC gene encoding histidinol-phosphate transaminase, whose protein sequence is MSQVRFRQALSKLPAYVAGKGEAGKVVKLSSNELPFAPAPQVIQAGEEALATVNRYPNAIGSALVEKLAAHFGLEENQVVVGPGSIQVLANALTAVAQAGNNVIYPWRSFEAYPILVGITGASSRQIPLNNQGSHDLPAILEAVDADTAAVILCSPNNPTGPSLSALQVRQFLEDLPQTVLTVLDEAYFEFDTLPGHVDGAALLADFPNLLVLRTFSKAYGLAGLRCGYGLTSPQVAAAIRKVATPFGLSGVAETCALAALAAEEIMRQQVAKICQERERVVGKLRENGWSIPQAGGNFIWFAGQVGAEIQSVALSQGIQTRGFPEGVRVTIGNRTENDQFLAAISGIKPR, encoded by the coding sequence ATGAGTCAGGTTAGATTTCGGCAGGCACTATCGAAGCTTCCAGCCTATGTTGCGGGCAAGGGAGAAGCTGGAAAAGTAGTGAAACTCTCCAGTAACGAACTCCCCTTCGCTCCCGCCCCGCAGGTTATCCAAGCAGGTGAAGAGGCTTTAGCAACCGTTAACCGCTATCCGAATGCGATTGGTAGCGCCCTAGTGGAAAAACTGGCTGCCCACTTTGGTTTAGAAGAAAATCAGGTGGTAGTCGGTCCCGGGTCGATTCAGGTGCTTGCCAACGCGCTAACCGCGGTAGCGCAAGCAGGCAACAACGTAATCTACCCTTGGCGCTCTTTTGAGGCTTACCCAATTTTGGTGGGAATCACCGGTGCCTCTTCCCGGCAGATTCCGCTAAATAACCAGGGTAGTCACGATTTGCCAGCGATTTTGGAGGCAGTGGACGCAGATACTGCGGCAGTTATTCTCTGCAGCCCCAATAACCCTACCGGTCCTTCTCTTTCCGCATTGCAGGTTCGTCAATTTTTAGAGGATTTACCCCAAACAGTGTTGACAGTCCTAGATGAAGCCTATTTCGAGTTCGACACTTTGCCTGGTCACGTTGACGGTGCCGCTTTACTCGCGGACTTTCCCAACCTACTGGTACTGCGTACTTTCTCTAAAGCCTACGGACTAGCTGGGCTGCGTTGCGGTTACGGTTTGACTAGTCCCCAGGTGGCGGCGGCAATCCGTAAAGTAGCAACCCCTTTTGGGCTGTCGGGGGTGGCAGAAACCTGCGCGCTGGCGGCGTTAGCCGCCGAGGAAATCATGCGCCAGCAGGTAGCCAAGATTTGTCAAGAAAGAGAGCGAGTGGTGGGCAAACTACGCGAAAACGGTTGGAGTATTCCGCAGGCGGGTGGTAACTTCATTTGGTTTGCCGGGCAGGTCGGCGCAGAAATCCAGTCGGTAGCTCTTTCCCAAGGGATACAAACTCGTGGTTTTCCCGAGGGGGTGCGGGTAACTATCGGCAACCGTACAGAAAATGACCAGTTCTTGGCGGCTATCAGCGGAATTAAACCTAGGTAA
- a CDS encoding DedA family protein: protein MLGFVATTGAIDYLTDPNLLLNTLLAQLGGWMVAAVALIVFIESGVLFPVLPGDSMIFALGILHNRIPGVPEWLTFLVLFVAAICGNLVGYWLGRKYGRRLFKDDARYLSTENMHKSEEFFRRYGGVALLLARFVPFVRTFVPIIAGIGKQHYRTFLIWNMLGAALWIGVFMIAGVLLGDIPAVANNVEIIAIAIVAISVLPMVVSYFKARSKKKTADK, encoded by the coding sequence ATGTTAGGGTTCGTGGCGACCACCGGGGCAATAGATTATCTTACTGACCCGAATCTTTTGCTGAACACCCTCCTGGCTCAACTCGGCGGCTGGATGGTGGCCGCGGTCGCCCTGATTGTGTTTATTGAATCTGGGGTACTCTTCCCGGTACTTCCAGGCGACTCTATGATTTTTGCCTTGGGGATTTTACACAACCGGATTCCGGGGGTACCCGAATGGTTGACTTTCTTAGTACTATTCGTGGCCGCTATCTGCGGAAACCTGGTGGGTTATTGGCTGGGTCGCAAATACGGGCGACGGTTATTTAAAGATGATGCCCGTTATTTGTCAACCGAAAATATGCATAAGTCCGAGGAGTTTTTCCGTCGTTACGGTGGGGTGGCGCTACTATTGGCGCGCTTTGTTCCTTTCGTGCGCACGTTTGTGCCGATCATTGCCGGGATAGGTAAGCAGCATTACCGCACTTTCTTGATCTGGAATATGCTCGGTGCTGCCCTCTGGATTGGGGTGTTTATGATCGCAGGGGTGCTGCTGGGGGATATTCCGGCAGTGGCTAATAACGTAGAAATAATCGCGATTGCGATTGTAGCCATTTCGGTACTGCCGATGGTGGTCAGCTATTTCAAGGCGCGCTCGAAGAAGAAAACTGCCGACAAATAG
- a CDS encoding Rv3654c family TadE-like protein: MNLWQQRRKLASVEVESGSATIWAVGFICLLVALALGITLLAGVLAAKARAQNGADFAALAAAQTYFYGGETAPCVVAEQVARENQVSLTACSLQVSDVKVEVSTKAPANWLLKAHSRAGPRLSGN; encoded by the coding sequence GTGAATCTTTGGCAGCAACGGAGAAAACTAGCATCTGTAGAGGTAGAGTCAGGCTCAGCCACAATCTGGGCGGTGGGATTTATTTGTCTATTGGTGGCTTTAGCGCTGGGAATTACGCTTCTAGCTGGGGTTTTAGCCGCTAAAGCGCGGGCGCAAAACGGAGCCGATTTCGCGGCTCTAGCCGCCGCGCAAACCTATTTTTACGGCGGTGAAACCGCTCCTTGCGTCGTAGCTGAGCAAGTCGCTCGCGAGAACCAGGTTTCCTTGACCGCCTGTAGCTTGCAGGTTTCTGACGTTAAAGTTGAGGTCAGCACAAAAGCCCCTGCTAACTGGCTGCTTAAAGCCCATTCCCGAGCCGGTCCTCGTCTTAGTGGAAATTGA